A DNA window from Rhipicephalus sanguineus isolate Rsan-2018 chromosome 8, BIME_Rsan_1.4, whole genome shotgun sequence contains the following coding sequences:
- the LOC119403577 gene encoding lipase 1, translated as MFNYGSSQNKELYGQEEPPEYPVERIKVAMALFSSEGDTLANPEDLSAFIDSLSSPPLFNHVVPQQDFRHIDFLFGLNTYGYLHKSMIETLEKYTGTTV; from the exons ATGTTCAACTACGGATCCTCTCAAAATAAGGAGCTCTACGGACAG GAAGAGCCTCCAGAATATCCCGTGGAGCGTATCAAAGTTGCCATGGCACTATTCTCGTCAGAGGGCGACACACTCGCAAACCCAGAGGACCTCTCAGCGTTTATTGACAGCTTGAGTTCACCGCCACTCTTCAACCACGTTGTACCGCAACAGGACTTTCGTCACATTGACTTTTTATTCGGTCTGAATACATATGGCTACCTCCACAAGTCCATGATCGAAACCTTGGAGAAATATACTGGCACAACTGTGTGA